TAGGGCATGAAGATGCGCGGCTTGCCCGGGATGTTCGCCCCCATGTACCAGGAATTGGCCTGCGGATAGAGCGTGCCGTGGGCGACCTCGTTGACATGGGCGACCCATTTCTCCTCGGCATCTCCGTCCGCCTCCATCGTCGCGAGGCCCTGCCCGCGGATATGGACAAGGCCATCGGCGATCCAGTCGACATGCTGCTCGATCGAGACGATCATGTTCGAGAGCACGGACGGGCTGCCGGGACCGGTGATGATGAAGAGGTTCGGAAAGCCCGCGCTCATCAGCCCGAGATAGGTCTTTGGGCCCTCCGCCCATTTCTGGCTCAGCGTCTGCCCGCCGCGGCCGTGGATGTCGATCTTCGCGACCGCCCCGGTCATGGCGTCAAAGCCGGTCGCCATGACCAGCGCATCGACCTCGTGGTCCTTGCCTGCGACACGGACCGCGTTCGCGGTGATCTCCTCAATCGGGTTGGTCTTGATGTCGACCAGCGAGACGTTCGGCCGGTTGAACGTCGCGAAATAATCCGTGTCGATGCAGATGCGCTTGGTGCCGATCGGATGGCTGTTCGGCTGGAGCAGTTTGGCGGTCGCGGGGTCCTTCACGATCTCGGCGATCTTGCCGCGGACGTAATTGGCGGCGGTGTCGTTCGCGGCCCGATCGAGGCCGAGATTGTTGTAGACGTACATGAAGGTGAGTCCGCCGCGATCCCATCGCGCCTTGTATTTGGCGCGCCTGACGTCCTCGGCATCGTCGAGCGCGCCGCGGTCGGGCTGCTCGGCATAGATGCCGTTGCGGGCGACCTCGCGGGCGAAGCGGCGGATCTCCGGATAGTGCTTGCGGAACGCATCGCGCTCCTCGACGGTCAGCGCGGCGTTGCGAGCGGGGATGGAGAAGTTCGCGGTACGCTGGAACACGGTGAGATGTTTCGCTTGCTCCGCGATGATGGGCGCCGACTGGATTCCTGACGATCCGGTGCCGATCAGGCCGACGCGCAGGCCGGTGAAGTCGACGTCGTTATGCGGCCAGTTGCCCGTGTGGTAGACGGGACCCCTGAAATTTTCGAGGCCCTTGATGTCAGGCTTGCGCGCGTTCGAGAGACAGCCGGTAGCGAGTACGACGAACTGGGCCCGAACCGTCCTGCCGTCGGAAGTCGTAACCGACCAGACATTCGCACGCTCATTGAACACGGCGCGCTCGACGCGGGTGTTGAACTGGATGTCACGGCGAAGGTCAAAACGGTCGGCGACGTGATTGGCGTATTTCAGGATCTCTGGTTGCGGCGCGTAGCGTTCGCTCCAGTCCCATTCCTGCTGGAGCTCCTCGGAGAAGGAGTAGGAATAT
This is a stretch of genomic DNA from Bradyrhizobium sp. CB2312. It encodes these proteins:
- a CDS encoding NAD(P)/FAD-dependent oxidoreductase; translated protein: MSSAQANPAQGTEAHDVVVVGAGFAGLYMLHRLRGLGFSARVFEQGGGVGGTWYWNRYPGARCDVESMQYSYSFSEELQQEWDWSERYAPQPEILKYANHVADRFDLRRDIQFNTRVERAVFNERANVWSVTTSDGRTVRAQFVVLATGCLSNARKPDIKGLENFRGPVYHTGNWPHNDVDFTGLRVGLIGTGSSGIQSAPIIAEQAKHLTVFQRTANFSIPARNAALTVEERDAFRKHYPEIRRFAREVARNGIYAEQPDRGALDDAEDVRRAKYKARWDRGGLTFMYVYNNLGLDRAANDTAANYVRGKIAEIVKDPATAKLLQPNSHPIGTKRICIDTDYFATFNRPNVSLVDIKTNPIEEITANAVRVAGKDHEVDALVMATGFDAMTGAVAKIDIHGRGGQTLSQKWAEGPKTYLGLMSAGFPNLFIITGPGSPSVLSNMIVSIEQHVDWIADGLVHIRGQGLATMEADGDAEEKWVAHVNEVAHGTLYPQANSWYMGANIPGKPRIFMPYIGGVGVYRRICDEVAAKGYEGFVMEAELQPQAAAS